A genomic segment from Panthera tigris isolate Pti1 chromosome A1, P.tigris_Pti1_mat1.1, whole genome shotgun sequence encodes:
- the LOC102969020 gene encoding histone H2B type 3-B — MPDPSKSAPAPKKGSKKAVTKAQKKDGKKRKRSRKESYSIYVYKVLKQVHPDTGISSKAMGIMNSFVNDIFERIASEASRLAHYNKRSTITSREVQTAVRLLLPGELAKHAVSEGTKAVTKYTSSK; from the coding sequence ATGCCTGATCCGTCTAAATCGGCACCCGCGCCCAAGAAGGGCTCCAAGAAGGCCGTCACCAAAGCGCAAAAGAAGGACGGCAAGAAGCGCAAGCGCAGCCGCAAGGAGAGCTACTCCATCTACGTGTACAAGGTGCTGAAGCAGGTGCACCCCGACACCGGCATCTCGTCCAAGGCCATGGGCATCATGAACTCGTTTGTCAACGACATCTTCGAGCGCATCGCCAGCGAGGCCTCTCGCCTGGCGCATTACAACAAACGTTCGACCATCACGTCCCGCGAGGTGCAGACGGCTGTGCGCCTGCTGCTGCCGGGCGAACTGGCCAAGCACGCTGTGTCTGAGGGCACCAAGGCCGTCACCAAGTACACCAGCTCCAAGTGA
- the LOC102969318 gene encoding histone H2A type 3 — translation MSGRGKQGGKARAKAKSRSSRAGLQFPVGRVHRLLRKGNYSERVGAGAPVYLAAVLEYLTAEILELAGNAARDNKKTRIIPRHLQLAIRNDEELNKLLGRVTIAQGGVLPNIQAVLLPKKTESHHKAKGK, via the coding sequence ATGTCCGGCCGAGGCAAACAGGGCGGTAAGGCGCGTGCCAAGGCCAAGTCGCGCTCTTCTCGCGCGGGGTTGCAGTTCCCCGTAGGCCGCGTGCACCGGCTGCTCCGCAAAGGAAACTACTCTGAGCGGGTCGGGGCCGGCGCGCCGGTGTACCTGGCGGCGGTGCTGGAGTACCTGACTGCTGAAATCTTGGAGCTGGCGGGCAACGCGGCCCGCGACAACAAGAAGACGCGTATCATCCCGCGCCACCTGCAGCTGGCCATCCGCAACGACGAGGAGCTCAACAAGCTGCTGGGCCGCGTGACCATCGCGCAGGGCGGCGTCCTGCCCAATATCCAGGCCGTGCTGCTGCCCAAGAAGACGGAGAGCCACCACAAGGCCAAGGGCAAGTGA